One Bacillota bacterium genomic window carries:
- a CDS encoding tripartite tricarboxylate transporter TctB family protein yields the protein MTDRSELGLRAAVPLVMAVFSLLLLAASMSIGNPLDQPLGPGLVPEILSLCILAGAAWEAWVSLRRLRRSGRASSCSAPPTTVPPASLVPGNLFRGERRWLAAALLLLLGVEVWHLAGYFVGMLICVAMLFWMDRQTRPVPAVLFSVGLVGLMWFLFDQLLHVSLS from the coding sequence ATGACCGACCGCTCGGAACTCGGTCTCCGTGCCGCCGTGCCGCTCGTTATGGCCGTTTTCAGCCTCCTGCTCCTGGCGGCATCGATGTCCATCGGCAACCCTCTGGACCAACCCCTCGGCCCCGGGCTGGTCCCGGAGATCCTCAGCCTGTGCATCCTCGCCGGTGCGGCCTGGGAGGCGTGGGTCTCCCTGCGCCGATTGCGCCGGTCGGGGCGGGCCTCCAGCTGCTCCGCCCCGCCGACCACCGTTCCCCCGGCCTCTCTGGTTCCAGGCAACCTCTTCCGGGGGGAACGCCGGTGGCTGGCGGCCGCCCTTCTGCTCTTGCTCGGGGTGGAGGTCTGGCACCTGGCCGGCTACTTCGTCGGCATGCTCATTTGCGTCGCCATGCTCTTCTGGATGGACCGCCAAACCAGGCCGGTCCCGGCTGTGCTCTTCTCGGTCGGTCTGGTCGGGTTGATGTGGTTCCTTTTTGACCAACTCCTCCACGTCTCGCTAAGTTAA
- a CDS encoding tripartite tricarboxylate transporter substrate binding protein, translating into MRSIVTRTLIAFSLLALMASLLAGCAKQGEKYPTKAIEYVCQASAGGSSDKFVRSVVKALEDQKLISVPISVANKAGGGGAIAFNYVKGKEGDPYFLLNTSGNFIAANLRDPSVPGHKDFTPICRFAFDLNTVIVSANSPYKTMADLVNAAKANPGKINWAGTSVGSQDHLTVLTLQRVSGTKFSFVSFTGSNEVLAALLGGHVQVGCAEPWVAKAQADAGKVRILGLGAEARLKGLPDVPTLKEQGYDVVVYMQRGVVAAGKIPESARKYLVNAFTKLGNSQAWKDFLANEGLMEGFLAGDDYAKFLAEETAKWQGLLKEAGVIK; encoded by the coding sequence ATGAGGAGCATTGTGACGAGGACGCTGATCGCGTTCAGCCTCTTGGCCCTGATGGCTTCGCTCCTTGCCGGTTGCGCCAAGCAGGGAGAGAAGTACCCGACTAAGGCCATTGAGTACGTCTGCCAGGCCAGCGCCGGCGGGTCCAGTGACAAGTTCGTCCGTAGCGTCGTCAAGGCCCTCGAGGACCAGAAACTGATCTCGGTGCCGATCTCCGTCGCCAACAAAGCCGGCGGCGGCGGGGCCATCGCCTTCAACTACGTGAAGGGCAAGGAAGGGGACCCCTACTTCCTCCTCAACACGTCGGGCAACTTCATCGCCGCGAACCTGCGCGACCCGTCCGTGCCGGGGCACAAGGACTTCACTCCGATCTGCCGGTTCGCCTTTGACCTCAACACCGTCATCGTCAGCGCCAACTCACCCTACAAGACCATGGCCGACCTGGTCAACGCGGCCAAGGCCAACCCCGGCAAGATCAACTGGGCCGGTACCTCGGTCGGTTCCCAGGACCACCTGACCGTCCTCACGCTGCAGCGGGTCAGCGGGACCAAGTTCAGCTTCGTCTCCTTCACCGGCAGCAACGAGGTCCTGGCGGCCCTCCTCGGCGGCCACGTCCAGGTGGGCTGCGCCGAACCGTGGGTCGCCAAGGCCCAGGCCGACGCGGGCAAGGTCCGGATCCTCGGCCTGGGCGCCGAGGCCCGGCTGAAGGGGTTGCCCGACGTGCCCACCCTCAAGGAACAGGGCTATGACGTCGTCGTTTACATGCAGCGCGGCGTCGTGGCCGCCGGGAAGATCCCCGAATCGGCCCGCAAGTACCTCGTCAACGCCTTCACCAAGCTCGGCAACAGCCAGGCCTGGAAGGACTTCCTGGCCAACGAAGGGCTGATGGAAGGGTTCTTGGCCGGCGACGACTACGCCAAGTTCCTGGCCGAAGAGACGGCCAAGTGGCAGGGCCTTCTGAAGGAAGCCGGCGTCATCAAGTAG